In Nitrosophilus alvini, the following are encoded in one genomic region:
- the recO gene encoding recombination protein RecO: MQGFILKTTRAKNEDIIVTVLTEKKIVTLYRFYGARHSIINLGYKIDFETEFSQKAYLPRLRNVTHLGYNWLKSQERFMLWQQFIVNFFEHLKDATEIDSFYFNLINNAATLWGKQNPKRTAVECYIKILQHEGRLHSDNYCFVCNRSLNERISLVRGFLPAHPLCVHSKDFDAKTLNSLFTQKTTLFLDDESVAHLWNIMLEGF, from the coding sequence ATGCAGGGATTTATACTGAAAACTACCCGTGCAAAAAATGAAGATATTATCGTGACAGTTCTTACAGAAAAGAAAATAGTCACTCTCTACCGTTTTTACGGTGCAAGACACAGTATCATAAATCTAGGTTACAAGATAGATTTTGAAACAGAATTCAGTCAAAAAGCATATCTTCCCAGACTCAGAAATGTGACACATTTGGGATACAACTGGCTTAAAAGCCAAGAGCGTTTTATGCTATGGCAGCAATTTATAGTCAACTTTTTCGAACATCTAAAAGATGCAACCGAAATAGATAGTTTCTATTTCAATCTGATAAACAATGCAGCAACCCTCTGGGGAAAACAAAATCCAAAAAGAACTGCAGTTGAATGCTATATAAAAATATTGCAGCATGAGGGAAGGCTACATTCGGATAATTACTGCTTCGTTTGTAACCGGTCTTTAAATGAGCGCATCTCCCTAGTCAGAGGATTTTTGCCAGCTCATCCTTTGTGTGTTCATTCGAAAGATTTCGATGCAAAAACACTCAATTCACTTTTTACACAAAAAACAACCCTCTTTCTTGATGACGAGAGTGTCGCTCATTTATGGAATATAATGCTGGAAGGGTTTTAA
- a CDS encoding CBS domain-containing protein, translating into MKAGELCNREVAIVYQHENIKEAAKLMRHFHVGSLVVVMDTEGGRIPVGIITDRDITVEVVARGFNPDNIKVENVMSKELVTGSENEDVYEIIKKMKDHGIRRMPIIDTVGFLVGILTVDDVLEFLSEEMNILVKLFYREIEKESETKE; encoded by the coding sequence ATGAAAGCCGGTGAACTTTGCAACAGAGAAGTAGCGATAGTATATCAACATGAGAATATAAAGGAGGCCGCAAAACTTATGAGGCATTTTCATGTAGGCAGCCTCGTTGTTGTTATGGATACGGAAGGCGGCAGAATTCCTGTAGGAATAATCACAGACAGGGATATAACTGTAGAAGTGGTTGCACGAGGTTTTAACCCTGATAATATAAAAGTTGAAAATGTTATGTCTAAAGAGCTTGTGACCGGTAGCGAAAATGAAGATGTCTACGAAATAATAAAAAAAATGAAAGACCACGGTATCAGAAGAATGCCTATAATAGATACAGTGGGATTTCTTGTAGGAATTTTAACAGTTGACGATGTTTTAGAGTTTTTATCGGAAGAGATGAATATTCTGGTAAAACTTTTTTACAGAGAGATTGAAAAAGAGAGCGAGACTAAAGAGTAG
- a CDS encoding EscU/YscU/HrcU family type III secretion system export apparatus switch protein → MNEKEKKAVALKYVRKRDNAPKIVAKGKGVVAKNILDLAKENNIPVQEDAELVEILSNMEINSEIPPELYKAVAKILSYIYKNIK, encoded by the coding sequence ATGAACGAAAAAGAGAAAAAAGCGGTTGCTCTCAAATATGTAAGAAAGAGAGACAATGCTCCGAAAATTGTTGCTAAAGGAAAAGGGGTAGTCGCAAAAAATATACTTGACCTGGCAAAAGAAAACAATATACCTGTTCAGGAAGATGCGGAACTTGTTGAAATACTGTCAAATATGGAGATAAACAGCGAAATACCTCCCGAACTCTACAAAGCAGTTGCAAAAATACTATCATATATCTATAAGAACATAAAATAG
- a CDS encoding flagellar hook-length control protein FliK translates to MIHFKPFNENIEFLILTKPLGKSISFKAGETLKAEVIDILPNGGVIARIKGQHVAIKTEIPLRKDDSLLLRVMDSANSDKSLKLQFLTYIKPQKSQFSELEKNLKTATQNLQRGIVSQNSDIKILLKSADAAENLKMAVSKLLHQTNLLSQTKNILNDTISLLEDIGKIPMKNETLQNISKAVSEIFVNAENIAESNIKNMLQNSGVLYEAKLKEVLKNRENRLKHIKSDLKGLLLGLKEEIIKIGGGSDTDKKIDQVLSQIEILQLYSKATDAFYTFLPIIWEGLEEGSIAFKKRKGKKEFYLCRISLNFSAFGEIEVMALLNRSEINITFRTQSNQLRDVLSADIQNLKNEIEKDGIRVGFIKFINSSDKNFDEFMHFENVVNIKV, encoded by the coding sequence ATGATCCATTTTAAACCATTCAATGAAAATATCGAATTTCTTATACTCACAAAGCCGCTTGGAAAGTCGATCTCTTTTAAAGCCGGAGAGACCCTTAAAGCGGAAGTGATAGATATACTTCCCAACGGCGGCGTAATAGCAAGAATAAAAGGTCAGCATGTAGCGATAAAGACAGAAATTCCTCTCAGAAAAGATGACTCTCTTTTGTTGAGAGTTATGGACAGCGCAAATAGTGACAAGAGTCTCAAACTGCAGTTTTTGACATATATAAAGCCTCAAAAGAGTCAGTTTTCGGAACTTGAGAAAAATCTCAAAACAGCAACGCAAAACCTTCAAAGAGGAATAGTATCACAAAACAGCGATATTAAAATTTTACTAAAAAGTGCTGATGCAGCGGAAAATCTGAAAATGGCTGTCTCAAAACTTCTGCATCAGACAAATCTGTTATCTCAGACAAAAAACATTTTAAACGACACTATTTCTCTTCTGGAAGATATAGGTAAAATTCCAATGAAAAATGAAACACTTCAAAATATTTCAAAAGCTGTTAGTGAGATATTTGTAAATGCTGAAAATATTGCAGAAAGTAATATAAAAAATATGCTGCAAAATAGCGGAGTTTTATATGAGGCAAAACTCAAAGAAGTGCTTAAAAACAGGGAAAACAGATTAAAACATATAAAAAGTGATCTTAAAGGTCTGCTGCTTGGACTTAAAGAGGAGATAATAAAGATTGGAGGCGGTTCTGATACGGATAAAAAAATAGATCAGGTTTTGTCGCAAATAGAGATATTGCAGCTCTATTCGAAAGCGACAGATGCGTTTTATACATTTTTGCCGATAATATGGGAAGGTCTTGAAGAAGGAAGCATAGCATTTAAAAAAAGAAAAGGGAAAAAAGAGTTTTATCTGTGCAGAATATCACTCAATTTTTCGGCCTTTGGAGAGATTGAAGTAATGGCTCTTTTAAACCGTAGTGAAATCAATATTACATTTAGAACGCAGAGTAATCAGTTGAGAGATGTTTTATCTGCAGATATACAAAATTTAAAAAATGAGATAGAAAAGGATGGAATAAGAGTAGGTTTTATAAAGTTTATAAACAGCAGTGATAAAAACTTTGATGAATTTATGCATTTTGAGAATGTTGTAAATATAAAAGTATGA
- a CDS encoding EAL domain-containing protein, which translates to MKKKVVFLTFAVIVANIAIFSSIDIIKGRELLDDAIKEKQALIEKIFKKREDLAFNIYSNRIKNLLSFEKVQEIIKTGNRSQLEEHIGKRFKMLQKENPYIVSLQIIRPDGTSFYRAHKPDKYDDSLLGIRTIIEEVNRSKKCKSGFEGGKYVLSYRVACPIILDGIHYGVVELGLDPNFFVEPMRDIVGDIKTAIALKKKEIEFLEDKSKLGELWIYKGYVFPHINPFFKHIIEKIDLEKEYIEVKYKNRYYIVSDTLNLKDSNANVVGKIFIAYDITKYKSVFENFVLKTILMLLIMAVLIYLVLKQSFDYYDKIISKKSKELENLNKNLEKEVEERTKKLKEHFFTDELTGLGNREALAEELKNVENPAIIIIDIHSFKTINDLYGVDVGNRVLVHFSKFLAQIASEERGECEVFRISSDEFVFFYKGITDEEYCKEIAKKIEKRLKNRRFYIEDIEEYIDLDVNMGIAVGNVGILKKADIALQKAKNDINKTFYIYSKDIDSTEKIKETLRWKKEIKNALKEERIVPYFQPIVDREQNIVKYECLMRLVKKEGNETKAYSPFLFLDIAKKTKLYPELSKRIIEKSFEKFSKLDKTFSINLSMMDISEKDFLEFIKTLSKRYDIADRAVFEIVESEGAIDFENIKNFVDEVRKMGIKIAIDDFGSGYSNYSHLLEIKPDFLKIDGSLIKNIDEDKKSFILVKNIVIFAKELDIKTVAEFIHSNEVYDIAKKLAVDEFQGFYFSEPKPDI; encoded by the coding sequence ATGAAAAAAAAAGTTGTTTTTCTTACATTTGCTGTAATTGTGGCAAATATTGCTATATTTAGTTCGATAGATATTATCAAGGGTAGAGAGCTTCTTGATGATGCAATAAAAGAGAAACAGGCTCTTATTGAAAAAATTTTTAAAAAAAGAGAAGATCTTGCTTTCAATATCTACTCAAACCGCATAAAAAATCTACTCTCGTTTGAAAAAGTGCAAGAAATTATAAAAACAGGAAACAGGAGTCAACTGGAAGAGCATATCGGGAAAAGATTTAAGATGTTACAAAAAGAAAATCCATATATCGTATCTCTTCAAATCATAAGGCCGGACGGAACCTCTTTTTATAGAGCACACAAACCAGACAAATATGACGACTCACTTCTTGGAATCAGAACAATTATAGAAGAGGTAAATCGATCGAAAAAGTGTAAATCAGGCTTTGAAGGAGGAAAATATGTTTTATCATATAGAGTGGCGTGTCCTATAATTTTAGACGGAATCCATTATGGTGTTGTGGAATTAGGATTGGACCCAAACTTTTTCGTTGAGCCTATGAGAGACATAGTGGGAGATATAAAGACAGCCATCGCTTTGAAAAAGAAGGAGATAGAATTTCTTGAGGATAAAAGCAAATTGGGCGAATTATGGATATACAAAGGGTATGTTTTCCCCCATATAAACCCATTTTTTAAACACATAATAGAAAAAATAGATCTTGAAAAAGAGTATATAGAAGTTAAATATAAAAACAGATATTACATCGTTTCTGATACTTTGAATCTGAAAGATTCAAATGCAAATGTGGTTGGAAAAATTTTTATTGCCTACGATATTACAAAATATAAAAGCGTTTTTGAAAATTTTGTATTAAAAACCATATTAATGCTACTAATAATGGCCGTTCTTATATATCTTGTTTTAAAACAGAGTTTTGACTATTACGACAAAATTATTTCAAAAAAATCAAAAGAGCTTGAAAATCTAAACAAAAACCTTGAAAAAGAGGTGGAAGAGCGTACAAAAAAACTAAAAGAACACTTCTTTACAGACGAACTTACCGGTCTAGGAAACAGAGAAGCGCTTGCTGAAGAGCTGAAAAACGTTGAAAATCCGGCTATCATAATAATAGATATCCACTCTTTTAAAACTATCAATGATCTATACGGCGTAGATGTAGGAAATCGTGTCCTTGTCCATTTCTCAAAATTTCTTGCCCAGATTGCATCAGAAGAGAGAGGGGAATGTGAGGTATTTAGGATATCGTCTGATGAATTTGTATTCTTCTACAAAGGAATTACAGATGAGGAGTATTGTAAAGAGATAGCAAAAAAAATAGAGAAAAGACTCAAAAACAGAAGATTCTACATTGAGGATATAGAAGAGTATATAGACCTTGATGTAAATATGGGTATAGCGGTTGGAAATGTTGGAATATTGAAAAAAGCGGATATAGCGTTGCAAAAGGCCAAAAATGATATCAACAAAACCTTTTATATATATTCCAAAGATATTGATTCTACGGAAAAAATAAAAGAGACTCTACGTTGGAAAAAAGAGATAAAAAATGCACTTAAAGAAGAGAGAATAGTGCCCTATTTTCAACCTATCGTCGACAGAGAACAAAATATAGTCAAGTATGAATGTCTGATGAGACTGGTAAAAAAAGAGGGGAATGAGACAAAGGCGTACTCTCCTTTTCTCTTTTTAGATATCGCAAAAAAGACAAAACTCTATCCAGAACTATCAAAACGTATAATTGAAAAAAGTTTTGAGAAATTTTCAAAACTGGACAAAACATTTTCAATAAATCTTTCTATGATGGATATAAGTGAGAAAGATTTTCTGGAATTTATAAAAACTTTATCAAAGAGATACGATATTGCGGACAGAGCAGTTTTCGAAATAGTAGAAAGCGAAGGCGCAATAGATTTTGAAAATATAAAGAATTTTGTCGATGAAGTCAGGAAAATGGGTATAAAAATAGCAATAGACGATTTTGGTTCCGGATATTCGAACTATTCTCATCTGCTTGAGATAAAACCTGATTTTCTGAAAATAGACGGCTCTTTGATAAAAAATATTGACGAGGATAAAAAAAGCTTTATTCTTGTCAAAAATATTGTAATATTTGCAAAAGAGCTTGATATAAAAACGGTAGCCGAGTTTATTCATTCAAATGAGGTGTATGATATAGCAAAAAAACTGGCTGTGGATGAATTTCAGGGATTTTATTTTAGTGAACCCAAACCGGATATATAG
- a CDS encoding tRNA 2-thiocytidine biosynthesis TtcA family protein: protein MKRAEISKKLLRVVGRTNGEYGLIKDKDKILLGLSGGKDSLTLAHILKHMQRVAPFDFEFKAVTVSYGMGERFDALKAHCEEYDIPFEVYETEIFSIAQEKIRQNSSFCSFFSRMRRGALYTAALKGGYNKLALGHHLDDAVESFFMNMFYNGTMRSMPPIYKTAKGLYVIRPLIEAREKQLRACAEKNGFPLIGDEMCPSMRFDVKMPYARAQMKEFLNSLEKEYKDVFKYIKTSFKHIHEDTFFDKTRFKI from the coding sequence GTGAAGAGAGCCGAGATAAGTAAAAAACTTTTGAGAGTAGTGGGCAGAACAAATGGAGAATACGGACTCATAAAGGATAAAGACAAGATTTTGCTTGGTCTTAGCGGGGGGAAAGATTCTCTCACTTTAGCTCATATTCTCAAACATATGCAAAGAGTGGCTCCTTTTGATTTTGAATTCAAAGCGGTTACTGTAAGTTATGGAATGGGCGAGAGGTTTGACGCCCTTAAAGCACACTGTGAAGAGTATGATATCCCTTTTGAGGTTTATGAGACTGAGATCTTTTCCATAGCCCAGGAGAAGATAAGACAAAATAGCTCTTTTTGCAGTTTTTTTTCAAGAATGAGAAGAGGAGCTCTATATACCGCTGCGCTTAAAGGCGGATACAACAAACTTGCACTCGGGCACCATCTTGATGATGCAGTAGAGAGTTTTTTTATGAATATGTTCTACAACGGAACGATGAGGTCTATGCCTCCTATTTACAAAACTGCAAAAGGACTCTATGTAATAAGACCCCTCATAGAGGCGAGAGAGAAGCAGCTAAGGGCGTGTGCCGAAAAGAACGGTTTTCCTTTGATAGGAGATGAGATGTGTCCTTCTATGAGATTTGATGTAAAAATGCCCTATGCAAGAGCACAGATGAAAGAGTTTTTAAACTCACTTGAAAAAGAGTATAAAGATGTTTTCAAATATATAAAAACCTCATTTAAACATATACATGAAGATACTTTCTTTGATAAAACAAGATTTAAGATATAA
- a CDS encoding 5'-methylthioadenosine/adenosylhomocysteine nucleosidase: protein MKIAIMGAMVEEIEPLLEKMREVKSFELADNIYYEARYKGIDTVIAYSKIGKVYASLTASLMIERFKAQKLLFSGVAGAINDELKIGDLIVAKKLCQHDLDITAFGHPYGYVPEGKVYVESDKELLFLAKEVAKEKKIELKDGIIATGDQFIADPKRKEWIRETFNADALEMEGAAVAVVCDALDVPFFILRAISDAADMDAGFDFDTFLKSSSRRSADFIISMLDKMA, encoded by the coding sequence ATGAAAATAGCTATTATGGGAGCAATGGTTGAAGAGATTGAACCATTGCTTGAAAAGATGCGTGAGGTAAAATCCTTTGAACTTGCAGACAATATCTATTATGAGGCCAGATATAAAGGTATAGATACGGTTATAGCATACAGTAAAATAGGTAAAGTTTACGCTTCTTTGACTGCCTCTTTGATGATCGAGAGATTTAAAGCGCAAAAACTTCTTTTTAGCGGTGTGGCCGGAGCTATAAATGATGAACTTAAAATCGGCGATCTGATAGTAGCTAAAAAGCTGTGCCAGCATGATTTAGATATAACCGCATTTGGCCATCCGTACGGATATGTTCCTGAAGGAAAAGTGTATGTGGAGAGTGACAAAGAACTTCTTTTCCTGGCAAAAGAAGTGGCCAAAGAGAAAAAAATAGAGTTAAAAGATGGGATTATAGCAACTGGAGATCAGTTTATTGCCGACCCTAAAAGAAAAGAGTGGATAAGAGAAACTTTCAATGCAGATGCTCTTGAGATGGAAGGTGCAGCAGTTGCCGTAGTATGCGATGCTCTTGATGTTCCGTTTTTTATACTCAGAGCCATAAGCGATGCAGCCGATATGGATGCCGGTTTTGATTTCGACACCTTTTTGAAAAGCTCTTCGAGAAGAAGTGCTGATTTTATTATATCTATGTTGGATAAGATGGCTTGA
- the fabD gene encoding ACP S-malonyltransferase, giving the protein MKKTIFLFPGQGSQSVGMGRDFYENFTLAKEITEAASERLKIDFKKLLFEENENLEKTEYTQPAILLVSSIAHKIFENEMPVKPVFALGHSLGEFSALVSVGALDIIDGVELVHNRGKFMAKACENIDAGMMAVIGLDDEKVEQICTEARSSGKKVWPANYNSDGQIVIAGMKNDLKDMESILKSAGAKRALLLNMSVASHCPLLEPAREPLREYLEKFLKDEFISPVISNVTASPYSSKDEALALLDRQLVEPVLYKQSIKNIENHADLFIEFGNGSVLKGLNRRISKVPTLNVSDVATLEKTLSELSL; this is encoded by the coding sequence ATAAAAAAAACCATTTTTCTTTTTCCGGGACAGGGAAGCCAGTCAGTAGGGATGGGCAGAGATTTTTATGAAAATTTTACTTTGGCGAAAGAGATTACCGAGGCTGCCAGTGAAAGGCTTAAAATAGATTTTAAAAAACTTCTTTTTGAAGAGAATGAAAATTTAGAGAAAACCGAATATACGCAACCTGCTATTTTGCTTGTAAGCTCTATTGCTCACAAAATTTTTGAAAATGAGATGCCTGTGAAACCGGTTTTTGCACTCGGGCACTCTTTGGGAGAGTTTTCTGCTCTTGTAAGTGTAGGTGCTTTAGATATTATAGACGGAGTTGAGCTTGTCCATAACAGAGGCAAATTTATGGCAAAAGCGTGTGAAAATATTGATGCTGGAATGATGGCGGTTATCGGGCTTGATGATGAGAAAGTGGAGCAAATATGTACAGAAGCAAGGAGTAGTGGGAAAAAAGTATGGCCTGCAAACTATAACAGCGACGGACAGATTGTTATAGCAGGTATGAAAAATGATTTGAAAGATATGGAATCGATTTTAAAAAGTGCAGGAGCTAAAAGGGCACTTCTATTGAATATGTCAGTTGCCAGCCACTGCCCTTTGCTTGAGCCGGCAAGAGAGCCTTTAAGAGAGTATCTGGAGAAGTTTTTAAAAGATGAGTTTATCTCTCCTGTTATATCAAATGTAACAGCATCTCCCTACAGCAGTAAAGATGAAGCTCTGGCTCTGCTTGACAGGCAGCTTGTAGAGCCTGTTTTGTATAAACAGTCGATAAAAAATATTGAAAATCATGCAGACCTTTTTATAGAGTTTGGAAACGGCTCTGTTCTAAAAGGTTTGAACCGAAGAATTTCAAAAGTGCCCACACTAAATGTTTCCGATGTTGCGACACTTGAGAAGACACTTTCAGAACTTTCACTATAA
- a CDS encoding helix-turn-helix domain-containing protein, whose protein sequence is MILTNLADAEQDVAVTNFIAYSRASKEALKSANLLKSLQINVLIEGEYGVGKKTLASYIAPDAPVVDANSDELKEFVQKNDELIITDIEKIRNFQLFSEILKLKKIRIIATSNTILKNDAVDKIFSIKIYLPPLREREEDIFPLAEKFYGEAKQIFGDENDFDLSKADFDLRQNADSLRRSVFFSYLINNIDDKEIIKCMETFLFKHIGSGDDYRKFLYLYEVPLIKAGMKRFKSQLKMAEKFGLNRNTLRKKIQENGEYL, encoded by the coding sequence TTGATCCTAACGAATCTTGCGGATGCGGAACAGGATGTGGCTGTCACTAATTTTATAGCATACTCCAGAGCCTCGAAAGAGGCTCTTAAATCTGCGAATCTTTTAAAAAGTCTGCAAATTAATGTTCTTATAGAAGGCGAATATGGTGTCGGAAAAAAGACACTGGCATCATATATAGCACCTGATGCACCCGTAGTTGACGCAAATTCAGATGAGCTTAAAGAGTTTGTCCAAAAAAACGACGAACTTATAATAACAGATATAGAAAAGATCAGAAATTTTCAGCTTTTTTCCGAGATATTAAAACTCAAAAAAATCAGAATCATAGCAACGTCAAATACCATTTTGAAAAATGATGCAGTCGACAAAATCTTTTCGATAAAAATATATCTTCCTCCGCTTAGAGAGAGAGAAGAAGATATTTTTCCTTTGGCAGAAAAATTTTATGGGGAAGCCAAGCAGATTTTTGGCGATGAAAATGATTTTGATCTTTCCAAAGCCGATTTTGATCTGCGGCAAAATGCCGACTCTTTAAGACGGTCCGTATTTTTCAGCTATTTAATAAACAATATAGATGACAAAGAGATAATTAAATGTATGGAAACATTTCTGTTTAAACATATCGGTTCGGGTGATGATTACAGAAAATTTCTCTATCTTTATGAAGTTCCGCTTATAAAAGCGGGAATGAAAAGATTTAAAAGCCAGCTTAAAATGGCTGAAAAATTCGGATTGAATCGAAATACCTTAAGAAAGAAAATACAGGAAAACGGAGAATATCTATGA
- a CDS encoding FKBP-type peptidyl-prolyl cis-trans isomerase: protein MAIDENKVVSIEYEVRDAETKEVIDSNVGQKPLSFITGKGQIISGLENKIKEMNENESADVLVKAAEAYGEKDENAVQTLPKEQFAGIDLQEGMTLYGQSEDGQTVQVTVKSFDENEVTIDFNHPLAGKDLMFSVKILEVRDVTPEEAMTGQVIDPNESCGCGTGCGCH from the coding sequence ATGGCAATTGACGAAAATAAAGTAGTATCGATAGAATACGAAGTGAGAGATGCCGAAACGAAGGAAGTTATAGACAGCAATGTTGGTCAGAAACCTCTAAGTTTTATTACAGGAAAGGGTCAGATTATATCCGGTCTTGAAAATAAAATAAAAGAGATGAACGAAAACGAGAGCGCCGATGTTTTGGTAAAGGCTGCGGAAGCTTATGGTGAAAAAGATGAAAATGCAGTACAAACTTTGCCAAAAGAGCAGTTTGCCGGAATTGATCTTCAAGAAGGTATGACACTTTACGGACAGAGTGAAGACGGACAGACTGTACAGGTTACTGTTAAATCTTTTGATGAAAATGAAGTTACTATAGACTTTAATCATCCGCTTGCCGGAAAAGATTTGATGTTTAGCGTAAAAATTCTTGAAGTAAGAGATGTTACGCCTGAAGAAGCGATGACAGGTCAGGTTATTGATCCTAACGAATCTTGCGGATGCGGAACAGGATGTGGCTGTCACTAA
- a CDS encoding tetratricopeptide repeat protein: MKKALIFISLFLSFAFGRGEPSAFGAGDLESPEPYGLTQSEKYILQNKKAIQKLQSSQSRLQMKIQEIEEKVEGVKSIVEGIDQNLNSLKVKLEEFSENESKKQKEIENLKERITVIEDDLNKTITLQNENYNQIKTVLKELTSLIDSINTSYVSKEEFKSELEKLNQDYKKRLARVEKEIKKELKKRKIAKKDNATLFKEAKKLYREKKYDTAREYFETLIKNAYKPATSNFYIGEICYYQKKYECAIEHYKKSASLYSKSSFMPTLLLHTAISLERIGEKDKAKTFYQNLIENFPDSKAAKIAKKNLQKIK; encoded by the coding sequence GTGAAAAAAGCTTTAATATTTATTTCTCTTTTTCTCTCCTTCGCCTTTGGGCGAGGAGAACCTTCAGCGTTCGGGGCTGGTGATCTTGAAAGTCCCGAACCATACGGACTTACTCAGAGCGAAAAATATATACTACAAAATAAAAAGGCCATACAGAAACTTCAAAGCAGTCAGAGCAGGCTGCAGATGAAAATTCAAGAGATTGAAGAGAAAGTCGAAGGTGTAAAAAGTATTGTCGAAGGTATTGATCAGAATCTGAATTCACTAAAGGTAAAATTGGAAGAGTTTTCTGAAAATGAGAGCAAAAAGCAAAAAGAGATAGAAAATCTCAAAGAGAGAATCACTGTAATAGAGGATGATCTTAATAAAACAATAACTCTTCAGAACGAGAATTACAATCAGATAAAAACTGTCCTCAAAGAGCTGACTTCACTTATAGACTCAATAAATACATCATATGTCAGTAAAGAGGAATTCAAATCCGAACTAGAAAAGCTAAATCAGGACTATAAAAAAAGACTTGCCAGAGTTGAAAAAGAGATTAAAAAAGAGTTGAAAAAGAGGAAAATTGCGAAAAAGGACAACGCTACTCTTTTCAAAGAGGCAAAAAAACTTTACAGAGAAAAAAAATATGATACAGCAAGAGAATATTTTGAAACTCTTATAAAAAATGCATATAAACCTGCAACGTCGAATTTTTATATCGGTGAAATCTGCTACTATCAAAAAAAATATGAGTGTGCAATAGAACATTATAAAAAAAGTGCTTCTCTTTACAGTAAATCTTCATTTATGCCTACTCTATTGCTTCATACGGCAATATCTCTTGAGAGAATAGGTGAAAAAGATAAGGCAAAAACTTTTTACCAAAACCTTATAGAAAATTTCCCCGATTCCAAAGCTGCAAAGATAGCCAAAAAAAATCTTCAAAAAATCAAATAG
- a CDS encoding OmpA family protein — translation MRKSLVLGLFAAALIMGGCAKKTVEIEAPQEAAPEQATVVHEGEGLAVVSPEEGAGMEAAAVSAQEAKFQKMKAIESEAKKIYFDFDKYNIRPDQQPRVEYDANLFNRDDAKEFNIKVEGNCDEWGTDEYNYALGLKRAKSVRDALVSLGVDANRMTLVSYGESNPVCTEHTRECWRKNRRVEFELLP, via the coding sequence ATGAGAAAAAGTTTGGTACTCGGACTTTTTGCTGCTGCATTGATAATGGGCGGTTGTGCGAAAAAAACTGTTGAAATTGAGGCTCCTCAGGAGGCTGCTCCGGAGCAGGCCACTGTAGTGCATGAAGGGGAAGGACTAGCGGTTGTTTCACCTGAAGAGGGCGCAGGGATGGAAGCGGCGGCTGTTTCAGCTCAGGAGGCAAAGTTTCAGAAGATGAAAGCTATAGAGTCTGAAGCAAAAAAGATATATTTCGATTTTGATAAATACAATATAAGACCAGATCAGCAACCAAGAGTAGAGTATGACGCAAATCTTTTCAATAGAGATGATGCAAAAGAGTTCAATATAAAAGTAGAAGGAAACTGTGACGAATGGGGTACAGACGAATATAACTACGCTCTTGGTCTAAAAAGAGCAAAATCTGTAAGAGATGCATTAGTCTCTTTGGGAGTTGATGCCAACAGAATGACCCTTGTAAGCTACGGTGAAAGCAATCCTGTCTGTACAGAGCATACAAGAGAGTGCTGGAGAAAGAACAGAAGAGTCGAATTTGAACTTCTTCCGTAA